Proteins from a genomic interval of Shewanella seohaensis:
- a CDS encoding class GN sortase produces the protein MSMRMTQQIQIGLLVGLVLLGITLFGKGFYMQAKAHFAQYLIEQAWAKTLIDGQSHKPWSWADTYPVAKLSIEQAKRPNHFDGPASNDSLYVLAGASGRNLAFGPALVLSSAPAGAQGNTVIAGHRDTHFAMLNGISVGRRLALQTATGKEIVYQVVATEVVHESQTELMAPSEDNRLTLITCYPFDALQGGAELRFVVQAIPVEPEPAALQSAETMATQAMVQKVA, from the coding sequence ATGAGTATGCGCATGACTCAACAGATACAAATAGGATTGCTGGTGGGATTGGTATTACTCGGCATCACGTTGTTTGGAAAAGGATTCTATATGCAAGCGAAAGCACACTTTGCCCAATATTTGATTGAACAAGCCTGGGCTAAAACCTTAATCGATGGTCAGTCCCATAAACCTTGGTCCTGGGCCGATACCTATCCCGTGGCTAAGCTCTCCATTGAGCAGGCTAAAAGACCGAATCACTTCGATGGCCCGGCATCCAACGATAGCTTATATGTGCTGGCGGGCGCATCAGGCCGTAATTTGGCCTTCGGGCCAGCCTTAGTGTTATCGAGTGCCCCCGCTGGCGCGCAAGGTAACACTGTGATTGCCGGACACAGGGATACGCATTTTGCGATGTTAAATGGCATCAGTGTTGGACGCCGTTTGGCGCTGCAAACCGCGACGGGCAAAGAAATTGTTTACCAAGTGGTGGCGACTGAAGTGGTGCATGAATCGCAAACTGAGTTGATGGCGCCAAGTGAGGATAATCGTTTAACCCTGATCACTTGCTATCCCTTCGATGCGCTGCAAGGCGGGGCTGAACTGCGTTTTGTGGTGCAGGCCATCCCTGTCGAACCCGAGCCCGCTGCATTGCAATCCGCTGAAACGATGGCCACACAGGCGATGGTTCAAAAGGTGGCCTAG
- a CDS encoding GGDEF domain-containing protein: MSRDLLQTAALNLKKAVPLMLKHQIPTTPINYALWYTYVGEQNPALNAQLDTVIAHYNTCPPVSSELLFRQYVADPVELDVRDMRLNLEAMATELSQSIRDTNLDATEFQTCINTNFAKLNGIEEGALSVEQVLDLVRNLVKEADNIRSSTEYFTSQLQKAQTEIDALKQKLEKSEKDVLYDALTGCLNRRAFDADLAGMLAQAPEGTCLILVDIDHFKAFNDNYGHQLGDQVLRAVSKRLQEACRDGCKLYRFGGEEFAIIVPKSQLRIARQLAEAMRRGLEKLSLKDRRKDQRIDNITASFGVAQWQEKQVAIHLIERADMLLYEAKRLGRNRVMPMSN, encoded by the coding sequence ATGTCACGAGATTTATTACAAACCGCAGCCTTAAATCTTAAAAAAGCGGTTCCCTTAATGCTCAAGCATCAAATTCCCACCACGCCAATCAATTATGCCCTGTGGTATACCTACGTGGGCGAACAAAACCCTGCGTTAAACGCACAGCTTGATACGGTTATCGCCCACTACAACACTTGCCCGCCGGTCAGCAGCGAGTTGTTGTTTCGCCAGTATGTCGCCGATCCGGTTGAGTTGGATGTACGCGATATGCGGCTCAACCTTGAGGCCATGGCAACTGAGCTGTCGCAATCGATTCGGGATACCAATCTCGATGCAACTGAGTTTCAGACCTGTATTAACACCAACTTTGCCAAACTCAATGGCATCGAAGAAGGTGCGCTCAGCGTCGAGCAAGTGCTGGATTTGGTGCGTAATTTGGTGAAGGAAGCCGACAATATTCGCTCGAGCACTGAGTATTTCACTTCCCAGTTACAAAAAGCGCAGACGGAGATTGATGCGTTAAAACAAAAGCTTGAAAAATCAGAGAAAGATGTACTTTACGATGCGCTCACGGGCTGTTTAAACCGCCGCGCCTTCGACGCCGACCTCGCCGGCATGTTGGCACAGGCCCCCGAGGGTACCTGTCTTATCTTGGTCGATATCGATCACTTTAAAGCTTTTAACGACAACTATGGCCACCAGCTGGGCGATCAAGTATTAAGAGCTGTATCAAAGCGTTTGCAGGAAGCCTGTCGAGATGGTTGTAAGTTGTACCGCTTCGGCGGCGAGGAGTTCGCGATAATCGTGCCGAAAAGCCAGCTGCGCATTGCGCGGCAACTGGCCGAGGCCATGCGCCGTGGGCTCGAGAAACTCAGCCTCAAGGATAGGCGCAAAGATCAACGTATCGACAATATCACCGCCTCCTTCGGTGTCGCCCAGTGGCAAGAAAAACAAGTGGCTATTCACCTCATCGAAAGAGCGGATATGCTACTTTACGAAGCCAAACGCTTAGGTCGAAATCGGGTGATGCCGATGAGCAACTAG
- a CDS encoding M28 family metallopeptidase → MIITWEKVLKNFILAGALGSLLSLPAMAASSFSDSLDLGQYRTDVKTLASDAFGGRAPLSEGEQLTIDYLEKAFKEMGLKPGFGDSYLQAVPLAKITADQNMQLDIGGLKFANGSEFTARTQRISDKVNLSNSDVVFVGYGINAPEYSWNDYQGLDVKGKTVIVLVNDPGFATQDPKVFKGNAMTYYGRWTYKYEEAARQGAEAVFIVHETAPAAYGWGVVQNSNTGTKFTLVDANNNQGQVGVMGWVQHDVANKIFAKAGMDFDTLKQQAAKPNFKAVPLNLKANVSLNNTIERAESHNVAALLPGKSRPDEVVMMHAHWDHLGTVIEDGKPEIINGAVDNASGVAGVLALARYFAKQAQSAPLERSILFSAFTAEETGLIGAQHFAQHPSVPTKNIVSFLNIDGMNMNQGVDYILRYGEGVSELETYLDKAAKAQGRVVKGDPRPQNGLMFRSDHFALAQQGVPGLLFMSLGDTDPDYIAHKYHKGADDYDPNWTLEGVKQDLELMASMLTTLANGTDWPHWVEASDFKTKREQDGRKK, encoded by the coding sequence ATGATAATAACTTGGGAGAAAGTCTTGAAAAATTTCATCCTTGCCGGTGCCCTAGGTTCCTTACTGTCACTGCCAGCTATGGCCGCATCCTCCTTCAGTGACAGCTTGGATCTCGGCCAGTATCGCACCGACGTCAAAACCTTAGCCAGTGATGCCTTCGGCGGTCGCGCGCCCTTATCTGAAGGCGAGCAACTGACGATTGATTACCTTGAGAAAGCCTTTAAAGAGATGGGGCTTAAGCCGGGGTTTGGTGACAGCTATTTGCAGGCGGTACCGCTAGCGAAAATCACCGCCGATCAAAACATGCAACTCGATATCGGCGGACTCAAGTTTGCCAATGGCAGCGAATTTACTGCCAGAACCCAGAGAATTAGCGATAAAGTCAACCTCAGTAATAGCGATGTGGTGTTTGTCGGCTATGGCATTAATGCGCCTGAATATAGTTGGAATGACTATCAGGGCCTTGATGTCAAAGGTAAAACCGTGATTGTGCTCGTCAATGACCCAGGTTTTGCGACTCAAGATCCCAAGGTCTTTAAAGGTAATGCCATGACCTACTATGGTCGCTGGACTTACAAATACGAAGAGGCCGCGCGTCAAGGCGCCGAAGCCGTATTTATCGTCCATGAGACGGCGCCAGCCGCCTATGGTTGGGGAGTGGTGCAAAACTCCAATACTGGCACTAAGTTCACCTTGGTCGATGCCAATAATAACCAAGGGCAGGTAGGCGTGATGGGCTGGGTGCAACATGATGTTGCCAATAAGATTTTTGCTAAGGCAGGTATGGACTTTGATACCTTAAAGCAACAAGCTGCTAAGCCAAACTTTAAGGCTGTTCCGTTAAACTTAAAGGCGAATGTGAGTTTAAACAATACGATTGAGCGCGCCGAATCCCACAATGTGGCGGCACTGTTGCCCGGCAAGAGTCGCCCCGATGAAGTGGTGATGATGCATGCCCATTGGGATCATCTTGGTACAGTGATTGAAGATGGCAAGCCAGAGATCATCAATGGCGCCGTGGATAACGCCAGTGGCGTGGCGGGTGTGTTGGCGCTGGCGCGTTACTTTGCCAAACAAGCGCAAAGTGCGCCGCTTGAGCGCTCGATTCTGTTTAGTGCCTTTACCGCCGAGGAAACCGGCTTAATTGGCGCCCAGCATTTCGCTCAGCATCCGAGTGTGCCGACCAAAAATATCGTGTCGTTTTTGAATATCGACGGCATGAATATGAACCAAGGTGTGGATTATATTCTGCGCTACGGTGAGGGCGTGTCTGAGTTAGAAACGTATCTGGATAAGGCCGCTAAGGCGCAGGGACGGGTGGTGAAGGGCGATCCAAGACCACAAAATGGTTTGATGTTTAGATCGGACCACTTCGCGCTGGCCCAGCAAGGCGTGCCCGGCTTGTTATTTATGAGCCTTGGGGATACGGATCCTGACTATATTGCCCACAAATACCACAAGGGTGCCGATGATTATGATCCTAACTGGACCCTCGAAGGGGTGAAGCAGGATTTAGAGCTGATGGCGAGCATGCTAACCACCTTAGCCAATGGCACCGATTGGCCACATTGGGTAGAGGCATCAGACTTTAAGACCAAGCGTGAGCAAGACGGTCGTAAAAAGTAA
- the tnpA gene encoding IS200/IS605 family transposase, with protein MSRYEQASHVFWRCQYHIVWTPKYRFRILKGNVGKEVYRCIQVYCHQMGYIVMELNVQVDHVHLVVKVPPKISISNLMGALKGKIALKIFSKFPYLRKNKLWGNHFWQGGYFVDSIGINEEIIRRYVRHQEKVERQEQGQLALE; from the coding sequence ATGAGTAGATACGAGCAAGCATCGCATGTGTTCTGGCGATGTCAATATCATATAGTCTGGACACCAAAGTACCGCTTTCGGATATTGAAAGGTAATGTCGGAAAAGAGGTTTATCGATGCATTCAGGTTTATTGCCATCAAATGGGATACATAGTCATGGAGCTAAATGTTCAAGTTGACCATGTCCATTTAGTGGTGAAGGTACCTCCGAAGATATCTATATCGAATTTAATGGGGGCGTTAAAAGGTAAGATAGCGTTGAAAATATTCAGTAAATTTCCTTACCTACGTAAGAATAAACTTTGGGGAAATCATTTTTGGCAGGGAGGATACTTCGTCGATTCGATTGGAATTAACGAGGAAATAATCCGTAGATACGTTAGGCATCAAGAGAAAGTAGAGCGGCAAGAGCAGGGTCAACTTGCTCTTGAATAA
- a CDS encoding ATP-grasp domain-containing protein, whose product MRGWILYKETATQLKPELYEIERLLAAAKADNIELEVYAPDEFDLTVTREDNKSILLNGQPVELPDFIIPRMGSGTTYFALAIIRHLERLGVYCLNPSKAIEIVKDKLFSQQLLAEKNLPTPKTMLVKFPVDIELVERHLGFPVVIKTLSGSQGSGVFLSHKAREFDDLMQLIEATNKNANIILQEFIANSHGRDLRVFTIGGRVAGCYERRGQEDSFKANVSAGGSARPFEITPEIEWLATQTANILDLDVAGIDLLFDNGHYKICEANSSPGFEGLESCLNVDIAAQILHFIRIRLGMFNKDEKSSESTPAQMAEPEVNTATNTSASTPAANTHSK is encoded by the coding sequence ATGCGTGGGTGGATTTTATATAAAGAAACCGCGACTCAGCTAAAACCTGAATTGTATGAAATTGAACGTCTATTGGCAGCAGCCAAGGCCGACAATATTGAGTTAGAAGTGTATGCTCCGGATGAGTTCGATCTCACCGTGACGAGAGAAGACAACAAGAGTATTTTGTTAAACGGTCAACCCGTTGAATTACCCGATTTTATCATCCCAAGAATGGGCTCAGGCACCACTTACTTTGCGTTGGCGATCATTCGCCATTTAGAACGCTTAGGGGTGTACTGCTTAAATCCATCAAAAGCCATTGAAATCGTTAAAGATAAGCTCTTTTCCCAGCAATTACTGGCCGAGAAGAACTTACCCACGCCCAAAACCATGTTGGTGAAGTTCCCCGTCGATATCGAACTGGTTGAACGCCATTTAGGTTTTCCCGTGGTGATTAAAACCCTCTCGGGCTCACAGGGTAGCGGCGTATTTTTGTCCCATAAGGCCCGCGAATTTGATGATTTAATGCAATTAATCGAAGCGACCAATAAAAACGCCAACATTATTTTGCAGGAGTTTATCGCCAACAGCCACGGCCGCGATCTCAGGGTATTTACCATTGGTGGACGCGTAGCCGGCTGCTATGAACGCCGTGGGCAAGAAGACAGCTTTAAAGCCAATGTCAGCGCGGGAGGTTCGGCGCGCCCCTTTGAAATTACACCTGAAATCGAATGGCTGGCGACACAAACCGCCAATATTCTCGATTTAGATGTTGCGGGTATCGATTTGTTATTCGATAACGGCCATTACAAAATCTGTGAAGCCAACTCATCCCCCGGTTTTGAGGGTCTAGAATCCTGCTTAAACGTGGATATTGCTGCGCAAATCCTGCACTTTATCCGCATCCGTTTAGGCATGTTTAACAAGGACGAGAAAAGTAGCGAGTCAACACCTGCTCAAATGGCAGAGCCAGAAGTGAACACAGCGACTAATACCAGCGCCTCGACACCTGCCGCTAACACGCACAGCAAGTGA
- a CDS encoding DUF413 domain-containing protein → MSEQSFSNANKGSETVNGSAASFVSHKRFYDDTNFPKGFKRSGDFTSKEAELLEIHGHAMKNLDEGKTLPVTADEAQFVEVIKGNIAPSSLLEQIWLKYRKLALGKPFYAVVGTVHLPPTKPEAEPEAAFDVDVEIDDDVQDEAEPEDKE, encoded by the coding sequence ATGTCTGAACAGTCTTTTTCAAACGCTAACAAGGGTTCTGAGACGGTGAACGGCTCAGCTGCCAGCTTTGTATCCCATAAACGTTTTTATGATGATACAAATTTCCCGAAAGGTTTTAAGCGCAGTGGCGACTTCACCAGTAAAGAAGCCGAACTACTTGAAATACATGGCCATGCCATGAAAAATCTCGACGAAGGCAAGACACTCCCCGTCACCGCCGATGAAGCGCAATTTGTCGAAGTCATCAAAGGAAACATCGCTCCCAGTAGCTTGTTAGAGCAGATCTGGTTAAAGTACCGCAAACTCGCCCTAGGTAAACCCTTTTATGCCGTGGTTGGCACAGTACATTTGCCCCCCACTAAGCCTGAGGCCGAGCCCGAAGCGGCATTCGATGTGGATGTCGAAATTGACGATGATGTTCAGGATGAAGCTGAACCCGAGGATAAAGAATGA
- the hdfR gene encoding HTH-type transcriptional regulator HdfR encodes MDTDLLKTFLEVSRTRHFGKAAENLYLTRSAVSFRVKQLESILGVALFERQRNNIQPTPAGERMLGHAEAVLTAWERAKQDVSLSQLQSTQLAIGAGPNIWDAYLQGHLQHLHVGLPGVALRTEVLPLTVMTRQLMDRTLDLAISFDPPKLDQFELVQLGQINLLLVSKIMDVAVNAVQAGQYVKVDWGTAFNILHAQEYAALPVPTLHTSSARIALDFILNNGGCAFLPEHLVQPLLNRGELHLVAGASAISRSVYVAYWAENDRLEQIKQAIGFLADKSAEIR; translated from the coding sequence ATGGATACCGATTTACTTAAGACCTTTTTGGAAGTCTCCCGTACCCGTCATTTTGGCAAGGCCGCGGAAAATCTATACCTTACCCGCAGTGCGGTGAGCTTTCGGGTCAAACAGCTTGAAAGCATTCTTGGCGTCGCCTTGTTTGAGCGCCAACGCAACAATATTCAGCCCACGCCAGCGGGCGAACGTATGCTTGGGCATGCTGAAGCGGTATTAACCGCTTGGGAGCGCGCTAAGCAGGATGTCTCTCTCAGTCAGTTACAATCGACTCAACTCGCCATTGGCGCAGGCCCCAATATCTGGGATGCCTATTTGCAAGGGCATTTACAGCATTTGCATGTGGGATTACCCGGCGTTGCCCTGCGGACCGAAGTGTTGCCATTAACTGTGATGACACGGCAATTGATGGACCGCACCCTTGATTTGGCGATTTCCTTCGACCCACCCAAACTGGACCAATTCGAGCTGGTGCAATTAGGCCAGATTAATCTTCTGTTGGTGTCCAAGATCATGGATGTGGCGGTGAATGCGGTGCAGGCCGGCCAATATGTCAAAGTGGATTGGGGTACGGCCTTTAATATCCTGCATGCGCAGGAATACGCCGCCTTACCCGTACCGACCTTACATACTAGTTCGGCTCGTATCGCCTTGGATTTTATCTTGAATAACGGTGGCTGCGCGTTTTTACCCGAGCATTTGGTTCAGCCATTGTTGAATCGCGGCGAGCTGCATTTAGTTGCGGGAGCGAGCGCCATTTCACGCAGCGTGTATGTTGCCTATTGGGCCGAGAATGACCGCTTAGAGCAAATCAAACAAGCGATTGGCTTTTTAGCCGATAAGTCTGCGGAAATACGCTAA
- a CDS encoding diacylglycerol kinase — translation MKPANNHGIKRIFRATGFSMKGLKAAWIHEAAFRQELMLAVVMLPIALLVDISTMERLMLILTLFIVLIVELLNSAIEAVVDRVGSEIHHLSGQAKDIASAAVFMSLALCGITWLVVLLPLFI, via the coding sequence ATGAAACCTGCAAACAACCACGGTATTAAACGCATCTTTAGAGCGACGGGATTTTCGATGAAGGGCTTAAAAGCCGCTTGGATCCACGAGGCCGCTTTTAGACAGGAATTGATGCTGGCCGTGGTAATGCTACCAATCGCCCTGTTGGTCGATATCAGTACCATGGAACGGCTGATGCTGATCTTAACCTTGTTTATCGTGTTGATTGTGGAGTTATTGAACTCGGCGATTGAAGCCGTGGTTGACCGTGTTGGCAGTGAAATCCATCACCTCAGTGGTCAAGCAAAAGATATCGCCTCCGCCGCTGTGTTTATGAGTCTAGCACTCTGCGGTATTACTTGGCTTGTCGTACTGCTACCGCTATTTATTTAA
- a CDS encoding DNA ligase — translation MTLTTRLPFLTFTFVLRFAVLFGLYCGICGLFMAASYANLQAPNIQLATEFSKENSAHISDFLVSEKLDGVRGYWDGKRLVTRQGNPILAPSWFTVDFLPTPIDGELWLGRGRFEAISGLIRQTSANESEWQNVRFMVFDLPKAQGSFEARYQQMQTLLAGKSVYLQVIEQVSVESVEALYQKLDTIVAQGGEGLILHRRTALYTPGRNPNVMKLKPYLDAEAKVIGHIAGKGQFAGQLGALRVQTADGRVFSIGTGFSLAERQHPPAIGTLITYKYLGLTVNGLPRFASFLRIRSDIPPEDKE, via the coding sequence ATGACTCTTACAACTCGCTTACCTTTTTTAACATTTACATTTGTGCTGCGTTTCGCTGTTTTATTCGGTTTGTACTGCGGAATTTGCGGTTTATTCATGGCCGCGAGTTACGCCAATCTCCAAGCGCCGAATATTCAATTAGCGACAGAGTTCTCAAAGGAGAATAGTGCCCACATCAGTGATTTTCTCGTCAGCGAAAAACTCGATGGTGTGCGCGGTTATTGGGATGGAAAACGTTTAGTGACTCGTCAAGGTAATCCCATCTTAGCGCCAAGTTGGTTTACTGTGGATTTTCTGCCAACCCCAATAGACGGTGAGTTATGGCTCGGGCGAGGGCGATTTGAAGCCATATCGGGCCTTATCCGCCAAACATCAGCGAATGAGAGCGAGTGGCAGAATGTGCGTTTTATGGTGTTTGATTTACCCAAGGCGCAAGGAAGCTTTGAAGCGCGGTATCAGCAGATGCAAACCTTGCTTGCAGGTAAATCAGTTTATCTGCAAGTGATTGAGCAAGTGAGCGTAGAAAGTGTCGAGGCGCTCTACCAGAAATTAGACACTATTGTGGCACAAGGCGGTGAAGGCTTAATCTTGCATCGACGCACGGCGTTATATACGCCGGGTCGTAATCCTAACGTAATGAAGTTAAAGCCCTATTTAGATGCCGAGGCCAAAGTGATTGGGCATATTGCGGGTAAAGGGCAATTTGCCGGGCAACTGGGCGCATTAAGAGTGCAAACCGCAGATGGCCGTGTCTTTAGTATTGGCACGGGTTTTAGCTTGGCCGAGCGTCAGCATCCGCCCGCAATTGGCACGCTTATCACTTACAAATATCTTGGATTAACCGTCAATGGCTTACCGCGCTTTGCGAGCTTCCTGCGGATAAGAAGCGACATACCGCCAGAGGATAAAGAATAG
- a CDS encoding low molecular weight protein-tyrosine-phosphatase: MVCMGNICRSPTAEAVCRAKIRERRLNIEVDSAGTIGYHQGDNPDSRSMAAGKKRGLSFDGMRARQVIDADFEHFDLILAADNSNLADLRRCCPPEYQYKLKLMLSYGDCETDEVPDPYYGGTQGFELVLDLLEQSMGALLDQLAGKTN, translated from the coding sequence ATGGTCTGTATGGGCAATATTTGTCGTTCGCCCACCGCCGAGGCCGTTTGCCGCGCTAAAATTCGCGAGCGCCGTCTTAATATCGAAGTCGATTCGGCGGGCACTATTGGTTATCACCAAGGGGATAACCCCGACAGTCGCTCGATGGCAGCAGGTAAAAAACGCGGTTTGAGTTTCGACGGCATGCGAGCAAGACAAGTGATTGATGCCGATTTTGAGCATTTCGATCTTATTTTAGCGGCAGATAATAGCAACCTCGCGGATTTACGCCGCTGCTGCCCACCCGAATATCAATACAAATTAAAGCTGATGTTGTCCTACGGTGATTGCGAGACAGATGAAGTACCGGATCCCTATTACGGCGGTACGCAAGGATTCGAATTAGTCCTCGATCTACTCGAACAGAGTATGGGCGCTTTATTAGATCAGTTAGCTGGAAAAACAAATTAG
- a CDS encoding IS110 family RNA-guided transposase translates to MSDIYTIGIDLAKSVFQLCAFDKTGKKLINRSLKRNQVIKFLSNIAPCLIGMEACSSSHYWAREIKKLGHEVKLMPPQYVKPYVKTNKNDMADAEAICEAVRRPTMRFVSVKSEEQQALLLLHREREGVIRDRTALINRIRASLQEFGVSVPAGRFQLRKWFREGFSLVEHKLPKLLVEHISLMQTRLRELEQYAEYLDKQIDLTSEVSDECQKVRQIPGVGRLTSSALIASIGDAKAFSSGRQLSAWMGLVPSQHSSGGKSLLLGISKRGDTYLRRMFIHGARAVIRHLKEGKPFFEWVTSLLKRMHKNKVIVALANKLVRISWAILAKEESFSVGRTY, encoded by the coding sequence ATGAGTGATATTTATACAATCGGAATTGATCTAGCAAAGTCTGTTTTTCAATTATGTGCGTTTGATAAGACAGGGAAAAAACTGATTAATAGATCACTAAAAAGAAATCAAGTCATTAAATTTTTGAGCAATATTGCTCCTTGTCTGATTGGAATGGAAGCATGTTCTAGTTCTCATTATTGGGCACGAGAAATAAAAAAGCTGGGTCATGAAGTCAAACTCATGCCACCTCAGTATGTTAAGCCTTATGTAAAAACAAATAAGAACGATATGGCTGATGCTGAAGCGATTTGCGAAGCGGTTCGCCGCCCCACGATGCGATTTGTTTCTGTTAAAAGTGAAGAGCAACAAGCTTTATTGCTGCTTCATCGAGAAAGAGAAGGCGTAATCAGAGACCGTACCGCATTAATCAATAGAATCAGGGCAAGCCTTCAAGAATTTGGTGTTAGTGTTCCTGCAGGAAGATTTCAGCTAAGAAAATGGTTTAGAGAAGGTTTTAGCTTGGTCGAGCATAAGTTGCCAAAGCTGCTAGTTGAGCACATTAGTTTAATGCAAACACGTTTGAGGGAGCTCGAACAGTATGCAGAATATTTGGATAAGCAGATAGATCTCACGAGTGAAGTCAGTGATGAGTGTCAGAAAGTAAGACAGATCCCAGGTGTTGGTCGCTTAACATCATCCGCATTAATTGCCAGTATTGGTGATGCAAAAGCGTTTTCATCAGGGCGTCAGTTATCCGCTTGGATGGGGTTAGTACCAAGCCAGCACTCTAGCGGAGGTAAGTCACTACTGCTAGGTATCAGTAAGCGAGGAGATACCTACTTAAGACGCATGTTTATCCATGGTGCTAGAGCGGTGATTAGGCATTTAAAAGAAGGAAAACCGTTCTTTGAATGGGTAACCTCGTTGCTCAAGAGAATGCATAAAAACAAAGTGATAGTGGCATTAGCAAATAAACTGGTTCGTATCTCTTGGGCCATATTAGCCAAAGAAGAAAGTTTTAGCGTAGGACGAACCTATTAA
- a CDS encoding toll/interleukin-1 receptor domain-containing protein: MNGLEKIKFLDDIGSELQSRMTFSDIDAYFRGHGVPTQDNYPHNSKRSYSKDMLAKVDEELLFKIAGELGLVDVPNGTEVVREVGFWKAGHFRLFLSHLASFKVQTSHLQTALRKYAISSFVAHEDIEPTKEWQSEIEAGLKTMDALAAILMPGFQESKWCDQEVGVAVGRDVLIIPIRKGLDPYGFIGKYQGIQAQGKTIGDVAEAIFETLFKSPKTRNKILISLSGALSNATTSEEAIEKVAIFKSLEGVPSDILENLKQQVSDNSRLVESKEFLDSLNSMLSKFNVQKIVIGKAEQEKEWDDIPF, encoded by the coding sequence ATGAATGGATTGGAAAAAATTAAATTCTTAGACGATATCGGCTCAGAGCTACAATCTAGAATGACATTTTCGGATATAGATGCCTACTTCCGTGGGCATGGTGTTCCAACGCAGGATAACTACCCCCACAATAGTAAAAGATCGTACTCAAAGGACATGCTTGCTAAAGTCGATGAGGAATTGCTTTTCAAAATCGCAGGCGAGCTGGGGCTTGTTGACGTTCCAAATGGTACTGAGGTGGTCAGAGAGGTTGGTTTCTGGAAAGCAGGGCATTTCAGGTTGTTTTTGAGTCATTTAGCTTCCTTCAAAGTACAAACTTCACACCTGCAAACTGCGCTTAGAAAATATGCTATATCCAGTTTTGTCGCTCATGAAGATATTGAGCCAACAAAAGAGTGGCAAAGCGAGATAGAAGCAGGCTTAAAAACTATGGATGCGCTGGCAGCGATTCTTATGCCCGGATTTCAAGAAAGCAAGTGGTGCGATCAAGAAGTTGGAGTAGCTGTTGGCCGTGACGTTTTAATCATCCCAATCCGTAAAGGGCTAGACCCTTACGGATTTATTGGCAAGTATCAAGGAATCCAAGCTCAAGGAAAAACGATAGGTGACGTTGCCGAGGCGATATTTGAAACGCTGTTCAAGTCCCCAAAAACCAGAAATAAAATATTGATTTCACTTTCTGGTGCTCTTTCAAATGCAACCACAAGTGAGGAGGCTATAGAAAAAGTTGCTATTTTCAAGTCTCTAGAAGGGGTGCCTTCGGATATTTTGGAAAACCTTAAGCAACAAGTTTCCGATAATTCCCGACTTGTTGAGTCTAAAGAGTTCCTGGATAGCCTTAATTCGATGCTTAGCAAGTTTAATGTTCAGAAAATAGTAATAGGCAAGGCAGAGCAGGAGAAGGAGTGGGATGACATTCCATTTTAA
- a CDS encoding ion channel, which translates to MLSALVVGLPIILINMLLQSLATMWCIRFYNKRVLDRDSLVAGVLGLFGITTIVILGNLLQIVTWGSLFVFLGEFDNLHDAIYHSGVNFATLGYGDIVMSEKWKLLGPIEAVNGALMIGLSGASMLAVLQQYVQKK; encoded by the coding sequence ATGTTATCAGCATTAGTGGTTGGCCTACCCATCATCCTAATCAATATGTTGCTGCAATCGCTCGCCACCATGTGGTGTATCCGTTTCTACAACAAGCGGGTATTGGACCGCGATAGCTTAGTCGCAGGGGTTTTAGGCCTATTTGGCATTACCACCATTGTGATACTGGGCAATCTGTTACAGATAGTGACCTGGGGCAGCTTGTTTGTCTTTTTAGGCGAGTTCGATAATCTGCACGATGCCATTTATCACTCAGGAGTTAACTTCGCCACCTTAGGTTATGGCGATATTGTGATGAGCGAAAAATGGAAATTACTGGGGCCAATCGAAGCCGTAAATGGCGCGCTAATGATAGGTTTATCGGGTGCTTCTATGCTGGCAGTATTACAGCAATACGTTCAGAAAAAATAA